The region taattcttgggtgactgcctctgatgttcatgcttcggatttggttcgcgcctttcatagggcgcatccagatcgccctggtggttctcatgagggttcggtgccccctccttaaggggggggtactgttgtgaattctgtttttgggctccctctggtggttactggtggtactggttgactggtgtcttgttttttccagtgcacctgtttccattaggaaattgggagtctcctatttagtctggcttcccagtcattgcagtgccggcaatcaatgttatcagagcaccttgttgcttgcttcctgctccaagtctgcaagtcagctaagttgaatctttggcttttgtgtttgttttgtccagcatgcattttcatatctcgtgcggctggaagctctagtgatctggaattgctactccgttgtcatgagttgacaacggagttaaggtaattccaggatggtggttcagggttttgaggtgaccgcgaagtcctctttggtatattccgctatctagtcagagggcctcgctttgctgaatctatattcatactgcgtttgtgttttcctcttacctaaccgttattatatgtggggggctactataacctttggggtttccctggaggcaagtcaggtctgtgtattcctctattaggggtagttagttctccagctggcgcgaggtgtctagagacaacgtaggcacaccccctggctatttttagttgcgtgttaggttcagtatcgcggttacctaagataccatccttcctagagcttgtccgttttttgcctaagtccctgccattgggaatcatgacagttgccttcctcctccgagttggttccactgttttttcaaaatgtggttcgtttgcacgggattcctgagaacattgtttctgacagaggatcccagtttgtgtctagattttggcggaccttttgtgctaaattgggcattgatttgtctttttcgtcggcctttcatcctcagacgaatggccaaaccgagcgaactaatcagaccttggagacttatttaagatgttttgtttctgctgatcaggacgactgggtcacttttttgccgttggctgagtttgcccttaacaatcgggctagttctgctactttggtttctcctttcttttgtaattcggggtttcatcctcgtttttcctcgggtcaggtggagccttctgactgtcctggagtggatgttgtggttgataggttgtatcagatttggaatcatgtggtggaaaatttgaagctgtctcaggagaaggctcagctctttgccaaccgccgtcgctgtgtgggttcccgacttcgcgttggggacttggtgtggttgtcttctcgcttcgttcctatgaaggtctcctctcctaagttcaagcctcggtttatcggtccttataagattctggaagtccttggccctgtgtcatttcgtctggacctcccagcatcatttgctattcataatgtgttccatcgctcgttgttgcggaggtatgtggtgcctgtggttcctccggttgagcctcctgccccggtgctggttgagggagaattggaatacgtggtggagaagatcttggattctcgtatttctagacggaggctccagtatttggttaaatggaagggctatggtcaggaggataattcttgagttgtcgcctctgatgttcatgcagccgatttggttcgtaccttccatgtggctcatcctgatcgccctggtggttttcatgagggttcggtgacccctcctcaaggggggggtactgttgtgaactctgtgttcaggctccctcttgtggtcactggtggtatggtgtgacttttgctttgggctccccctggtggctttgtctgttatcctgctggtctctggctatcagctggttcgttatcctctgggaggttcctatatagctctgttttactttcacttgttgccggctgtcgatgtaatcagtgctactcagattccttctgactaccttgctcccagtccatccaggacaagctaagttttgtttgctcattttttgatcagcagtgtttatcttgttttctgttccagcttgctaaaatgtaattccctcgcttgctggttgctctagtgggctgagtttctccccacacaccgttagttgatgtgtgggttcttgaaatctcaggatggatattttgtaagggttttttattgatcgcatagacccctgctctattttctgctttctagtactagtgggcctcttttgctgaatctgatttcatccctatgtatgtgccttcttcttacttcaccgttaatatttgttgggggcttctatatctttggggattatttctctggaggcaagcgaggtccttctttctctttaggggtagctagttcctcaggctggctcgagacgtctaggaattatttaggcacgttcaccggctacctctagttgtgttggataggttcagatttgcgatcagtccagttaccatctccctagagctcgtcctttgtttaatcacttgctggtctatttgtgatcctcagcctctagggatcataacagatctgctcctctatatggtcctggtcactagcagactgagcgatcactcagttttttcatgcgccttgtggactataaaatccagatccttccacccctgcagacaccttctaagtattctccatttgtgtttttcaggtggtcctggcatctgtccccggcagtaacatcagcgtggccgtcaaaatgatcaccaaaagggacaacgaggacaccatcttgagagagcggcggatactcctggcggccagacactgcccattcctgtgccagctctatgccgcacaccagtctcagCACAGGGCATATTTCATCATGGAGTACCTGTCCGGTGGCAGCGTGGAGGATTTGATCAAGATGTGCGGCTGCCTAAACATCGGCAATGTGAGGTGAGAAAGCAGAGAATGTACCTAAAAGAGAACTAAGAGAAAGGGAAAAAACCTGAGGTCGGGGTGCAGCTAGGGGAGCACTGGCAGGGCATATatttagggtgctggaagcaggaggtggggtgccatggtatttggggattgccagagaaggatttcatgacattgattctgcactctgttctctccatcagattctacacagcagagatggtaagtggccttcagttcctccacggacacaacatcgtccaccggtaagcagaactttcctccttctctctgtcccctttacaagctgtagatatggcccccggcttccctggtgtcctgccgcctattctgccgtattttgtagtgacccattttccatctcttgtatcactagacagatttcttattttgttttcttctttcattgcagtgacataaagccggataacatcatgttggatgcagatggccacatccgtatcatcgaccttgggcttgcccaagatggcgtctcctcctccaaaaacatctctggagtgacgggcactttccattacatggccccttaggtgcatcgtagaaaacggtatggcacagcagtggactggtggagcctgggaattgtggtgtccaggatggcagcagggcgatatccattttacaacggccccatcaagcaaatggctttcaaatccatcatcagcgagaagccaaaatttccaacttggcttgatgctgacgtgaaacatctcatcaagaagctgctgcgcaaagaccctcagacacgcctgggtgtgagcgggaacatcagagagcatccattctttaccaccatcggctgggaggatctggaggaaaggagagtagagccaccatttacaccattcaggccagttct is a window of Ranitomeya variabilis isolate aRanVar5 chromosome 2, aRanVar5.hap1, whole genome shotgun sequence DNA encoding:
- the LOC143809355 gene encoding protein kinase C epsilon type-like, with amino-acid sequence MKSGPKFQVVLASVPGSNISVAVKMITKRDNEDTILRERRILLAARHCPFLCQLYAAHQSQHRAYFIMEYLSGGSVEDLIKMCGCLNIGNVRFYTAEMVSGLQFLHGHNIVHRDIKPDNIMLDADGHIRIIDLGLAQDGVSSSKNISGVTGTFHYMAP